The genomic DNA CAGGATTTGGTATCTATGTGAAACCCTTTGTTTTTTGGAGTGTTTTTGAGTTAGATATTTAGGTATCTattagaaaagaagaaaaaaggtCTCATTTTTGTTAGGAATGATATGCAATCCTCATGGGATTGACTACTGCTGTTGCACATTATAATATTGACATTGTTTGGTAACcgagataaaatttaaaatttatttaaaatcttgtcatttttataaatattttatttcaattttgatttagataaaataatattatggaatatattttaataattttaatatttttttataatcatatgtatatttgaataaaatatttataattttgttttttattaatacaagaTTAAgtttttttgatttaatttttttataaaaaatttaattctcactaaattcaaatatgagttatatataaaaaatcaaattaggaaATTAtacaagaaaacccaataatAGTTGAAGTAGAACCAATGGAAATGCCGTAGAACCAATAAACgatgtcaaataaatttttatcaaatatttcgAACAACAATTACAATTATCTTTAGCCGAAGGCCGGTAAACAATGTTGAAAAAGGTTTTGTCAAGTAAAAATagatcatctacatatattattgaaatagtGAAAAATGCATACAAATCTTGAAAGAATATCGGTTTAAGTAAGAGGTTCTTCGTATGAAACATCAAATTCAGtaactttttattgaaaaaataactcCAAATCtgattatttcatttttttcgaGTAAGAAAGGGATAAACAtgaaatcgataaaaaaaaaaaaaaaaaaatcaccaacaccagcaaaataataataaaatttggcAAAATCATGTATAGTTTTATATCAAGTTCTCTATTTtgctaataaataaataattgtctTTCTCTACACTTcagagtttatttatttatttatttatttattttcggcCTAGATGTTTCAGTCGGCAAGACTTTTTCAGATCTTTTGTTCCGGTCTTAGTTTGCCTTCAACGATGCTACAATTCCGACGGAAATCATGGCCGACGAAGATGAAGGTCCTGATTTTTCAGCCGTGGTTTTCGCGTGTCGCGGTGTTGCGCTGGCTTCAGTTTCAATCGCTAACTCTGTCTATTCCAACTGTGGCTAGAAGGAAAATCTGGAGACAGCGCCTGACGATTCCTTCCGCCTACGCAAGACAAGCTCCGGTGCTTGTGTCAGGCATCGTGACTTCGTGAGACAGTCACAAAGAAGTTCATGTATGTAATATTCGAATAGGTTAGTTTCTTTACCGAAATAGAAATTCCTTCTTATGACAGAaaataaagaacttaaccaTTCTGTTAATGTTTTTGTTGATCTATTGTATCGATTTTACTGACAATTCATCTTATTGTTCGATTGCGCTTGAATTCCTCCCTGAAAGGAAAGGAATCGCAGAAAGTGAAGACGATGAAGGCCATTGTTGGTTTGTTCACAGGTGGATAATCGATTGCTCTATTACCACTTATAAAtagaaatgaaaatgaattgTAACAGGAGGCGTTATGAATCATAACAATGGCCCTAAGCCCTATATAGATAAAGAGAGAAACTGAAGTTCCAATTAAATTTGGGAGTTATTTCTAAGAATCCTTATATCTCTTTAAACTTTACTTTATATCCAATTACAACCATGCCACATTCATTTGTATTTATGACAAGCTCTCTCCTCCCTAGATGAGAGTACTTTCCTAGTTTTTGATTTATATTGGTGGCTGTTTGTTCTCGCTTCTTTAGGTTCTTGAGTGTCTTTATTGATTAATACAGATGAATCAAACCTTTTGCAGTTCTTTGTTACTTTGTATTGTTCTCCAACCGACGGTGTCTGTTGTACTCTACTGTTGAACTGGTGGAAAGGTTGTTGGTGTCACATGAACTCAAGAAACCCTTCAATTTGGGCAGGATCTGACTCTCCAGGTGTACACTTTATATCTAATTACCTCATACGCTAACTATACATTGGATGTTTTTCttgtataaattttatgttgTGACAAGTTTAAGTTTAGCCACATCATTAGAAGAATATCTTGATTTGACATGATTGTCGTGATTATACTTCAGATTGTGCTGGGGCTGAGGCTAGGGCTGTTTATTTTTAGAATCATCTTGGACTAAAAACCAACTTGGTTtgcatttttcttcttcttgtattatactataataatttgataGGTAATCAAGTGTGTTTGTGAAAATTCTTTGCAACTCTAAAACTTTTCTGAAAAAGGTTTCTAATCTGTTGTTTTTAAGTCTTTTCTCCACCTTCTCAATAAATTGCAATAGGTATTGGGCCTTTACCGTGTGTTCTATTCTATATAAAGTTTTCTTTCTAACTAAACATGTTTTCCTTAGGTTGCAATGAAGAATTAAAGAAACATGGGAAATTGATACTTTTTTGGAACAAGTGTAGACAATCAAACTCATAGTTGGGGTATCATGACAACATCGACCTTATTGAGACCAAAGGTGAATGATTATAATGTCTTTTCCTGTTAAATATCTTTCTTTTTCAGTAGTAATATATTAATGCTGTGGCAAGAAATTTTGTAGGAAGATGGTTTAATACTTGAGgcttagaaaaaagaaaaaaagagagtcTATGTGAAATCCTGGAGTTTTTTCATGCATTCCATCTATTGGGGATTACAGTTGTGGTTGGATTTTTATCAAGTTACTTATGTGGGATTCATGTTTTTCTGTAGatgaaaatttcattaaaaccaTACTAAATGCGAAAGTCGCATTGCGATGATAGATTGGGGGATTAAGTTATTGAAATCCTTACATTTATTACTTTCTTGTTATATTGGACATCTTTCAATTTTAacctttaattaataatttattgcaTTTATGCAAgatttccttttcatttatttatttttgtaattttgacagGACGATTCTGACGATGATCCTCTGAATACCAAATCTTATATCAAGGGATACCCTAGAAATATTTCTCAAAAAGCAGTGGTAGTGCGGAGAAGGTTTCTTTGATGGGTAAGATGGCGGCGGAAAAGAATGCCTCTAGAAATCAAGGGAGCGAGTCTGAGCCTGTTCGTAAAAGCACGAGAGTGCGCAGGAGGCGTGTACTAGATGGAGAGTCTGATGAGGAAGATCTCGAGATTAGATACCTGGAGAATCTACAATATGCCAAGGCTGCAGTTGCGAACGATCAACAGAATTCAATGGTCTATAAGAATGGGAAACATCAGCTGGACTCAAATCCATGCAAAGATGGTAATACGATATCAAGATCTAAAAGAGGATCTGACGACACAGATGGTGAGTATGAAGAGGAGGATGTATTGTCATCTGAAAGTGAGTATGGAAGCACAAAGAAGAACTCAAAGAAGAAACCAATAAAGGATTCTGTTGAATCACCTTCTGAAAGTAAGAGGTCATTCTCTCTTACGACTCGTCAGCGAGCCCTTTTGTGTGGTAAAGATTCTTCTTCTGCATCTGGTGCAAGTGAAATTGAGTTTCCCAATGGGCTACCTCCTGCTGCTCCTCGAAGTAAGTAACTTGAACAAATAATCAGTTTTCTTGGATGAATctatatgatttttgtttttcttatagAGCAAAAGGAGAAGCTTTCCGATGCAGAACAACAGAAGAAGAAGGCTGAGGCTGCTCAGAAACGTAAAATACAACTTGAGAAGGCAGCCATGGAATTAGAGGTTTGCCTTTTGTGAATGCCTTATGTTATATGTTATAAACTGTTTGTTTAACTTCTTCTGTCCGTGATAAACTTCGTAGGCCGAGGCTATTAGGAAAATTCGGGGTCAAGAGTCTGGCAGGAAGAAACGGGAATGTAAGATAAAGAAACGCCAGGAAGAACTGGCACAGGTAACTCTTAGCTTTCGAGTGGTTGTCATGAATTTTACTGGCAAAATGTTAAGTCCCATTGAGATATGTCATTCaactttatgttttttttctttttgtatttGTGTCTGGTTTGAAGGAGAAGGCAGACAAGGCTAAGAGTCTTGAATCGAGCACTATTAGATGGGTAATTAACAGTTCTGGGACTACTGTTATTTTCCCTCAGGAACTTCCAAGTATATTTACCTCTAAGCCTGCCGGGTAACTAGTTCTCCATTTTTCTTTAGGCGATGTTTGGTTCGGGTGGAACTGTaattaaaattggaattggaccccaATTCCAAATCCTTTGTTTGAATTGGAATTATATTTccatataagatttttttttcttttcaattccATGATTTCTCCCAGCATAggaatattgaattttaattcgattccaattcttataaaattggaattataattataatttcaattttaattatagtttCAATTTATCCACATCCAAACATAGCTTAGTTTTCTCTTTTATTGGGGTGTTGGTTTTCTTTTGATGCTAAGTTTAATTCTACGATATACAAATTTCAGTTATCCTCCTCCTCGAGAATCATGTGCCGGTCCGTTATGTAGCAACCCCTACAAGTATCGTGATTCAAAGTCAAATGTTCCGCTTTGCAGTCTAAAATGCTATAAGGCAGTTCATGCGCAGATGGATGCTGAGA from Impatiens glandulifera chromosome 9, dImpGla2.1, whole genome shotgun sequence includes the following:
- the LOC124915653 gene encoding cylicin-2-like; the protein is MGKMAAEKNASRNQGSESEPVRKSTRVRRRRVLDGESDEEDLEIRYLENLQYAKAAVANDQQNSMVYKNGKHQLDSNPCKDGNTISRSKRGSDDTDGEYEEEDVLSSESEYGSTKKNSKKKPIKDSVESPSESKRSFSLTTRQRALLCGKDSSSASGASEIEFPNGLPPAAPRKQKEKLSDAEQQKKKAEAAQKRKIQLEKAAMELEAEAIRKIRGQESGRKKRECKIKKRQEELAQEKADKAKSLESSTIRWVINSSGTTVIFPQELPSIFTSKPAGYPPPRESCAGPLCSNPYKYRDSKSNVPLCSLKCYKAVHAQMDAEKDAEKDTEKDTEKDTEKDTEKDTEKDTEKDTEKDTEKDTEKDTEKDAERDAHSTS